A single Vigna radiata var. radiata cultivar VC1973A chromosome 8, Vradiata_ver6, whole genome shotgun sequence DNA region contains:
- the LOC106769677 gene encoding cytochrome P450 77A3, which produces MVTLSFYDRLTFTALALFIAGLVFFLTRRTKSKKLNLPPGPPGWPIVGNLFQVARSGKPFFEYVNDVRLKYGSIFTLKMGKRTMIILTDAKLVHEAMIQKGATYATRPPENPTRTIFSENKFTVNAAVYGPVWKSLRRNMVQNMLSSTRLKEFRTVRDNAMDKLINRLKAEGESNGGVVWVLKDARFAVFCILVAMCFGLEMDEKTVERIDQVMKNVLITLDPRIDDYLPILSPFFSKQRKRALEVRREQVEFIAPIIEQRRRAIQNPGSDHTATTFSYLDTLFDLKVDGKKSAPSDAELVSLCSEFLNGGTDTTATAVEWGIAQLIANPEVQTKLYEEIKRTVGVKKVDEKDVEKMPYLHAVVKELLRKHPPTHFVLTHAVTEPTTLGGYDIPIDANVEVYTPAIGEDPKYWSNPEKFDPDRFISGGEEADITGVTGVKMIPFGVGRRICPGLGMATVHIHLMMARMVQEFEWGAYPPEKKLDFSGKWEFTVVMKESLRATIKPREKLQL; this is translated from the coding sequence ATGGTGACACTTTCTTTCTATGATCGTCTTACCTTCACTGCCTTGGCCCTCTTCATAGCAGGCCTGGTTTTCTTCCTCACTCGCAGAACCAAATCCAAGAAGTTGAACCTTCCCCCAGGACCCCCCGGATGGCCTATTGTGGGGAACCTTTTTCAAGTTGCTCGTTCTGGGAAGCCGTTCTTTGAGTATGTGAACGACGTCAGGCTCAAATATGGCTCAATCTTCACCCTCAAGATGGGGAAGAGGACCATGATCATCCTCACCGATGCAAAGCTGGTCCACGAGGCCATGATTCAAAAAGGGGCAACATATGCCACGAGGCCTCCTGAGAACCCCACCAGAACCATCTTTAGTGAGAACAAGTTCACCGTGAATGCGGCAGTGTATGGCCCTGTTTGGAAGTCGCTCAGGAGGAACATGGTGCAGAACATGCTGAGCTCCACCAGGCTCAAGGAGTTTCGCACTGTGAGGGACAACGCAATGGACAAGCTCATCAACAGGCTCAAGGCTGAAGGGGAGAGCAACGGCGGGGTGGTTTGGGTCCTCAAAGATGCCAGGTTTGCTGTGTTTTGCATACTTGTGGCTATGTGTTTTGGTCTAGAGATGGATGAGAAAACAGTGGAGAGAATAGACCAGGTTATGAAGAATGTTCTAATCACCTTGGATCCCAGAATCGATGACTATCTTCCAATCCTAAGTCCCTTTTTCTCGAAGCAAAGAAAGAGAGCATTGGAGGTGCGTAGAGAACAGGTTGAGTTTATAGCCCCCATCATTGAGCAGAGAAGGAGGGCAATCCAAAATCCAGGGTCAGATCACACTGCGACAACATTTTCCTACCTGGACACACTATTTGATCTGAAAGTTGATGGGAAGAAATCAGCACCCTCGGATGCTGAATTAGTGTCACTGTGCTCAGAGTTTCTCAATGGAGGCACGGACACAACAGCCACAGCGGTTGAGTGGGGCATAGCACAGCTCATAGCGAATCCTGAGGTTCAGACAAAGCTGTATGAAGAAATTAAGAGGACGGTGGGAGTAAAGAAGGTGGATGAAAAGGACGTTGAGAAAATGCCTTACCTTCATGCTGTGGTGAAGGAACTCCTAAGGAAGCACCCTCCAACACACTTCGTGCTCACACATGCTGTCACTGAGCCTACCACTCTGGGAGGGTATGACATACCCATTGATGCAAACGTTGAGGTGTACACTCCAGCCATTGGTGAGGACCCCAAATATTGGTCCAACCCTGAGAAATTTGACCCTGACAGATTCATCTCTGGGGGAGAGGAAGCAGACATAACTGGGGTAACTGGCGTGAAGATGATTCCATTTGGGGTTGGGAGAAGGATATGCCCTGGCTTGGGAATGGCCACAGTGCATATTCACCTCATGATGGCTAGGATGGTGCAGGAGTTTGAGTGGGGTGCTTACCCTCCAGAGAAGAAGTTGGATTTCAGTGGTAAGTGGGAGTTCACTGTGGTCATGAAAGAATCTCTAAGAGCAACCATCAAACCGAGAGAAAAGCTGCAGTTGTAA
- the LOC106770906 gene encoding RING-H2 finger protein ATL10 produces MISSGINLVMTVIGFAVSTMFIVFVCTRLICARIHLNAARRSFPIVSRSNLSMMERGSHGLERVTVAKFPTKKYSDKFFAAAENSQCTVCLSEYQGEDMLRILPFCGHSFHVTCIDLWLQQNSTCPVCRISLREFPDRKWLMQPLFSSALQPGIESFDTHHYHCMMDDNGLSSRTPDNHGVNPVEEDRFPSEVGGAVSMDNITCLSEVDFIKDEGKKHVESPSNFQN; encoded by the exons atgatTTCTTCTGGAATTAACTTGGTGATGACTGTGATTGGGTTTGCGGTGAGCACCATGTTCATTGTTTTCGTCTGCACCAGGCTCATATGTGCTCGAATTCACTTGAATGCTGCAAGGAGATCCTTTCCTATTGTCTCCAGATCCAATCTCAGCATG ATGGAGCGGGGTTCCCATGGTCTCGAACGGGTGACTGTAGCCAAATTTCCAACAAAGAAGTATAGTGACAAGTTTTTTGCTGCTGCAGAAAATTCTCA ATGCACAGTTTGCCTTTCAGAATACCAAGGTGAGGATATGCTGCGTATTCTTCCTTTTTGTGGACACTCCTTCCATGTGACCTGCATAGACCTATGGCTGCAGCAGAATTCCACATGTCCTGTTTGTCGAATATCGTTGCGCGAGTTTCCAGATAGAAAGTGGTTAATGCAACCCTTGTTCAGCTCTGCTCTGCAACCTGGTATAGAATCCTTTGACACGCATCATTATCACTGTATGATGGACGATAATGGATTATCATCAAGAACCCCTGACAACCATGGGGTGAATCCTGTGGAAGAAGATCGTTTTCCATCTGAGGTTGGTGGAGCAGTTTCTATGGACAATATCACATGTTTAAGTGAGGTTGACTTCATTAAAGATGAAGGGAAGAAGCATGTAGAGAGTCCATCAAACTTCCAGAATTGA
- the LOC106772435 gene encoding uncharacterized protein LOC106772435 isoform X1, with the protein MQNSVFDPQDQRIASCTEDSTAMTIEFLRARLLSERSISKSARQRAEELAKKVMELEEQLRMVILQRKMAEKATADVLAILENQGISGVSDEFDSGSDLENPFDSSMSNDCSKEDEGPMNSKGRQNGSDEMSGSSVDSSLVSSKSLSWKGRHDLSHSLEKYKTKTTTNVRRQNSFSSFSSSPKHHLGKSCRKIRHRQPRSVMEESRDKFVQVNCQVNELVSSSEGFSNFQDGGSNILKIESKIQEENGSEANLLSKNRNIDGYGREKEMEKALEHQAQLIDQYEAMEKAQREWEDKFREHNSTTPDSCDPGNQSDMTEDKDEGKVQIPYAAKVVTSKAEESKGEPRGVCLSEEKFKAGDTEIMPETHDDTDGYRNQKSATFSTSNLLGQENSHSPVKGNQNESLVNDHSPSSDMSHVDPGRHSYSDPRPTRSFPTDMHGVHQNDASENKTDLYALVTREQSHKFDGVLESLKQARISLQQELNRLPVVEGGYTAKSLPSVSKNEDRFEIPIGCSGLFRLPTDFSDEATARFNVRDPTAGFGSNYHLNGTMSRTSDGQFLTYPPYSGTTSSLSADDQALSTRYLENGPRFSSNESPFDPFSNGGPLSSSKYSYPTFPINPSYENATPQMPFGDEVSRPYSNSTVGVPLANRFSFNGDHLR; encoded by the exons ATGCAAAACTCCGTGTTCGATCCGCAAGATCAGAg GATTGCTTCCTGTACGGAGGATTCGACTGCAATGACTATTGAGTTCCTGCGTGCAAGATTGCTTTCTGAAAGGTCCATCTCAAAAAGTGCTAGACAGAGAGCTGAAGAACTGGCAAAAAAG GTCATGGAATTGGAGGAACAACTAAGGATGGTGATTCTTCAGAGGAAAATGGCAGAGAAGGCTACTGCTGATGTTCTTGCCATTTTGGAGAATCAAGGGATAAGTGGTGTATCTGATGAATTTGATTCAGGCTCAGACCTTGAAAATCCTTTTGATTCTAGTATGAGTAATGACTGTTCAAAAGAGGATGAGGGGCCTATGAACTCAAAAGGAAGACAAAATGGGTCAGATGAAATGTCTGGTTCCAGTGTAGATTCTTCACTAGTATCCAGTAAAAGTTTGTCATGGAAAGGACGCCATGATTTGTCCCATTCTCTTGAAAAGTACAAGACCAAGACTACTACTAATGTGAGGAGGCAAAACAGTTTTTCATCTTTTAGTTCTTCACCAAAGCACCATTTAGGAAAGTCATGTCGCAAGATAAGACATCGACAACCCAG GTCTGTTATGGAGGAATCCAGAGACAAGTTTGTCCAAGTTAACTGCCAAGTAAATGAACTTGTATCCTCTTCTGAAGGATTTTCAAATTTCCAAGATGGTGGATCTAACATCCTGAAAATAGAATCTAAAATTCAAGAAGAGAATGGATCAGAGGCCAACCTACTTAGCAAAAATCGTAACATAGATGGATATGGAAGAGAGAAGGAAATGGAGAAGGCTCTTGAACACCAAGCCCAACTTATTGACCAATATGAAGCAATGGAGAAGGCTCAAAGAGAATGGGAGGACAAATTTAGAGAGCATAACAGCACAACACCA GATTCATGTGATCCGGGCAATCAGTCAGATATGACTGAGGATAAAGATGAAGGCAAGGTTCAGATTCCATATGCTGCTAAGGTGGTTACCTCAAAGGCTGAAGAGAGCAAAGGAGAACCCAGAGGCGTTTGCTTATCagaagaaaaattcaaagctgGGGACACAGAAATTATGCCAGAAACACATGATGATACAGATGGTTACAGAAACCAGAAAAGCGCAACTTTTAGCACTTCTAATTTGCTTGGTCAAGAAAACTCACACTCCCCAGTGAAGGGAAATCAGAATGAGAGCTTGGTAAATGACCACTCTCCGTCTTCTGATATGAGCCATGTAGATCCAGGTAGGCATAGTTATTCTGATCCCAGGCCTACTCGTTCCTTTCCAACTGATATGCATGGCGTCCACCAAAATGATGCTTCAGAAAACAAAACGGATCTCTATGCATTAGTTACTCGTGAACAATCTCACAAATTCGATGGTGTTCTTGAATCTCTTAAACAAGCTAGAATATCCCTACAACAGGAACTCAATAGATTGCCAGTAGTAGAGGGTGGGTACACTGCTAAATCGTTGCCTTCTGTTAGTAAAAATGAGGATAGATTTGAAATTCCTATTGGGTGTTCTGGTCTCTTCAGACTACCAACAGATTTTTCTGATGAAGCAACTGCAAGATTCAATGTCCGTGATCCAACTGCTGGATTTGGATCAAACTATCATCTTAATGGAACCATGTCTAGAACTTCTGATGGTCAGTTTTTAACCTATCCTCCTTACTCTGGCACAACGTCGAGCCTGTCTGCTGATGATCAAGCTCTTTCCACCCGGTACTTGGAAAATGGGCCAAGATTTAGTTCTAATGAGTCCCCTTTTGATCCTTTCTCAAACGGAGGTCCACTCTCTTCCAGTAAATACTCGTATCCCACGTTTCCCATCAATCCATCCTATGAAAATGCAACACCACAGATGCCATTTGGTGATGAGGTTTCAAGACCCTATTCAAATAGCACAGTTGGGGTTCCTCTTGCAAATCGTTTCTCTTTTAATGGCGATCATTTAAGATGA
- the LOC106772435 gene encoding uncharacterized protein LOC106772435 isoform X2, which produces MTIEFLRARLLSERSISKSARQRAEELAKKVMELEEQLRMVILQRKMAEKATADVLAILENQGISGVSDEFDSGSDLENPFDSSMSNDCSKEDEGPMNSKGRQNGSDEMSGSSVDSSLVSSKSLSWKGRHDLSHSLEKYKTKTTTNVRRQNSFSSFSSSPKHHLGKSCRKIRHRQPRSVMEESRDKFVQVNCQVNELVSSSEGFSNFQDGGSNILKIESKIQEENGSEANLLSKNRNIDGYGREKEMEKALEHQAQLIDQYEAMEKAQREWEDKFREHNSTTPDSCDPGNQSDMTEDKDEGKVQIPYAAKVVTSKAEESKGEPRGVCLSEEKFKAGDTEIMPETHDDTDGYRNQKSATFSTSNLLGQENSHSPVKGNQNESLVNDHSPSSDMSHVDPGRHSYSDPRPTRSFPTDMHGVHQNDASENKTDLYALVTREQSHKFDGVLESLKQARISLQQELNRLPVVEGGYTAKSLPSVSKNEDRFEIPIGCSGLFRLPTDFSDEATARFNVRDPTAGFGSNYHLNGTMSRTSDGQFLTYPPYSGTTSSLSADDQALSTRYLENGPRFSSNESPFDPFSNGGPLSSSKYSYPTFPINPSYENATPQMPFGDEVSRPYSNSTVGVPLANRFSFNGDHLR; this is translated from the exons ATGACTATTGAGTTCCTGCGTGCAAGATTGCTTTCTGAAAGGTCCATCTCAAAAAGTGCTAGACAGAGAGCTGAAGAACTGGCAAAAAAG GTCATGGAATTGGAGGAACAACTAAGGATGGTGATTCTTCAGAGGAAAATGGCAGAGAAGGCTACTGCTGATGTTCTTGCCATTTTGGAGAATCAAGGGATAAGTGGTGTATCTGATGAATTTGATTCAGGCTCAGACCTTGAAAATCCTTTTGATTCTAGTATGAGTAATGACTGTTCAAAAGAGGATGAGGGGCCTATGAACTCAAAAGGAAGACAAAATGGGTCAGATGAAATGTCTGGTTCCAGTGTAGATTCTTCACTAGTATCCAGTAAAAGTTTGTCATGGAAAGGACGCCATGATTTGTCCCATTCTCTTGAAAAGTACAAGACCAAGACTACTACTAATGTGAGGAGGCAAAACAGTTTTTCATCTTTTAGTTCTTCACCAAAGCACCATTTAGGAAAGTCATGTCGCAAGATAAGACATCGACAACCCAG GTCTGTTATGGAGGAATCCAGAGACAAGTTTGTCCAAGTTAACTGCCAAGTAAATGAACTTGTATCCTCTTCTGAAGGATTTTCAAATTTCCAAGATGGTGGATCTAACATCCTGAAAATAGAATCTAAAATTCAAGAAGAGAATGGATCAGAGGCCAACCTACTTAGCAAAAATCGTAACATAGATGGATATGGAAGAGAGAAGGAAATGGAGAAGGCTCTTGAACACCAAGCCCAACTTATTGACCAATATGAAGCAATGGAGAAGGCTCAAAGAGAATGGGAGGACAAATTTAGAGAGCATAACAGCACAACACCA GATTCATGTGATCCGGGCAATCAGTCAGATATGACTGAGGATAAAGATGAAGGCAAGGTTCAGATTCCATATGCTGCTAAGGTGGTTACCTCAAAGGCTGAAGAGAGCAAAGGAGAACCCAGAGGCGTTTGCTTATCagaagaaaaattcaaagctgGGGACACAGAAATTATGCCAGAAACACATGATGATACAGATGGTTACAGAAACCAGAAAAGCGCAACTTTTAGCACTTCTAATTTGCTTGGTCAAGAAAACTCACACTCCCCAGTGAAGGGAAATCAGAATGAGAGCTTGGTAAATGACCACTCTCCGTCTTCTGATATGAGCCATGTAGATCCAGGTAGGCATAGTTATTCTGATCCCAGGCCTACTCGTTCCTTTCCAACTGATATGCATGGCGTCCACCAAAATGATGCTTCAGAAAACAAAACGGATCTCTATGCATTAGTTACTCGTGAACAATCTCACAAATTCGATGGTGTTCTTGAATCTCTTAAACAAGCTAGAATATCCCTACAACAGGAACTCAATAGATTGCCAGTAGTAGAGGGTGGGTACACTGCTAAATCGTTGCCTTCTGTTAGTAAAAATGAGGATAGATTTGAAATTCCTATTGGGTGTTCTGGTCTCTTCAGACTACCAACAGATTTTTCTGATGAAGCAACTGCAAGATTCAATGTCCGTGATCCAACTGCTGGATTTGGATCAAACTATCATCTTAATGGAACCATGTCTAGAACTTCTGATGGTCAGTTTTTAACCTATCCTCCTTACTCTGGCACAACGTCGAGCCTGTCTGCTGATGATCAAGCTCTTTCCACCCGGTACTTGGAAAATGGGCCAAGATTTAGTTCTAATGAGTCCCCTTTTGATCCTTTCTCAAACGGAGGTCCACTCTCTTCCAGTAAATACTCGTATCCCACGTTTCCCATCAATCCATCCTATGAAAATGCAACACCACAGATGCCATTTGGTGATGAGGTTTCAAGACCCTATTCAAATAGCACAGTTGGGGTTCCTCTTGCAAATCGTTTCTCTTTTAATGGCGATCATTTAAGATGA
- the LOC106772435 gene encoding uncharacterized protein LOC106772435 isoform X3 has translation MELEEQLRMVILQRKMAEKATADVLAILENQGISGVSDEFDSGSDLENPFDSSMSNDCSKEDEGPMNSKGRQNGSDEMSGSSVDSSLVSSKSLSWKGRHDLSHSLEKYKTKTTTNVRRQNSFSSFSSSPKHHLGKSCRKIRHRQPRSVMEESRDKFVQVNCQVNELVSSSEGFSNFQDGGSNILKIESKIQEENGSEANLLSKNRNIDGYGREKEMEKALEHQAQLIDQYEAMEKAQREWEDKFREHNSTTPDSCDPGNQSDMTEDKDEGKVQIPYAAKVVTSKAEESKGEPRGVCLSEEKFKAGDTEIMPETHDDTDGYRNQKSATFSTSNLLGQENSHSPVKGNQNESLVNDHSPSSDMSHVDPGRHSYSDPRPTRSFPTDMHGVHQNDASENKTDLYALVTREQSHKFDGVLESLKQARISLQQELNRLPVVEGGYTAKSLPSVSKNEDRFEIPIGCSGLFRLPTDFSDEATARFNVRDPTAGFGSNYHLNGTMSRTSDGQFLTYPPYSGTTSSLSADDQALSTRYLENGPRFSSNESPFDPFSNGGPLSSSKYSYPTFPINPSYENATPQMPFGDEVSRPYSNSTVGVPLANRFSFNGDHLR, from the exons ATGGAATTGGAGGAACAACTAAGGATGGTGATTCTTCAGAGGAAAATGGCAGAGAAGGCTACTGCTGATGTTCTTGCCATTTTGGAGAATCAAGGGATAAGTGGTGTATCTGATGAATTTGATTCAGGCTCAGACCTTGAAAATCCTTTTGATTCTAGTATGAGTAATGACTGTTCAAAAGAGGATGAGGGGCCTATGAACTCAAAAGGAAGACAAAATGGGTCAGATGAAATGTCTGGTTCCAGTGTAGATTCTTCACTAGTATCCAGTAAAAGTTTGTCATGGAAAGGACGCCATGATTTGTCCCATTCTCTTGAAAAGTACAAGACCAAGACTACTACTAATGTGAGGAGGCAAAACAGTTTTTCATCTTTTAGTTCTTCACCAAAGCACCATTTAGGAAAGTCATGTCGCAAGATAAGACATCGACAACCCAG GTCTGTTATGGAGGAATCCAGAGACAAGTTTGTCCAAGTTAACTGCCAAGTAAATGAACTTGTATCCTCTTCTGAAGGATTTTCAAATTTCCAAGATGGTGGATCTAACATCCTGAAAATAGAATCTAAAATTCAAGAAGAGAATGGATCAGAGGCCAACCTACTTAGCAAAAATCGTAACATAGATGGATATGGAAGAGAGAAGGAAATGGAGAAGGCTCTTGAACACCAAGCCCAACTTATTGACCAATATGAAGCAATGGAGAAGGCTCAAAGAGAATGGGAGGACAAATTTAGAGAGCATAACAGCACAACACCA GATTCATGTGATCCGGGCAATCAGTCAGATATGACTGAGGATAAAGATGAAGGCAAGGTTCAGATTCCATATGCTGCTAAGGTGGTTACCTCAAAGGCTGAAGAGAGCAAAGGAGAACCCAGAGGCGTTTGCTTATCagaagaaaaattcaaagctgGGGACACAGAAATTATGCCAGAAACACATGATGATACAGATGGTTACAGAAACCAGAAAAGCGCAACTTTTAGCACTTCTAATTTGCTTGGTCAAGAAAACTCACACTCCCCAGTGAAGGGAAATCAGAATGAGAGCTTGGTAAATGACCACTCTCCGTCTTCTGATATGAGCCATGTAGATCCAGGTAGGCATAGTTATTCTGATCCCAGGCCTACTCGTTCCTTTCCAACTGATATGCATGGCGTCCACCAAAATGATGCTTCAGAAAACAAAACGGATCTCTATGCATTAGTTACTCGTGAACAATCTCACAAATTCGATGGTGTTCTTGAATCTCTTAAACAAGCTAGAATATCCCTACAACAGGAACTCAATAGATTGCCAGTAGTAGAGGGTGGGTACACTGCTAAATCGTTGCCTTCTGTTAGTAAAAATGAGGATAGATTTGAAATTCCTATTGGGTGTTCTGGTCTCTTCAGACTACCAACAGATTTTTCTGATGAAGCAACTGCAAGATTCAATGTCCGTGATCCAACTGCTGGATTTGGATCAAACTATCATCTTAATGGAACCATGTCTAGAACTTCTGATGGTCAGTTTTTAACCTATCCTCCTTACTCTGGCACAACGTCGAGCCTGTCTGCTGATGATCAAGCTCTTTCCACCCGGTACTTGGAAAATGGGCCAAGATTTAGTTCTAATGAGTCCCCTTTTGATCCTTTCTCAAACGGAGGTCCACTCTCTTCCAGTAAATACTCGTATCCCACGTTTCCCATCAATCCATCCTATGAAAATGCAACACCACAGATGCCATTTGGTGATGAGGTTTCAAGACCCTATTCAAATAGCACAGTTGGGGTTCCTCTTGCAAATCGTTTCTCTTTTAATGGCGATCATTTAAGATGA
- the LOC106772536 gene encoding host cell factor, with the protein MYYWVSANPSDFAGTPPQRRSGHSAVNIGKSKVVIFGGLVDKKFLSDIAVYDIEAKQWFQPECTGSGSDGHVGPSPRAFHVAVSIDCHMFIFGGRFGSKRLGDFWVLDTDIWQWSELTGFGDLPSPRDFAAASAVGNRKIVMYGGWDGKKWLSDVYVLDTISLEWMELSVSGTLPQPRCGHTATMVEKRLLVYGGRGGGGPIMGDLWALKGLIEEENEAPGWTQLKLPGQAPSPRCGHTVTSGGHYLLMFGGHGTGGWLSRYDIYYNDCIILDRVSAQWKRLSIGSEPPPARAYHSMSAVGSRYLLIGGFDGKTTYGDPWWLVPQEDPIANRLTASPPRNIPESKEFAFNDDFQPQLKESQTEKFPFSELQRRLQISISSSSLEIVNEFEDRELLEVASRLAGENVSTNSLAIETIRKHWRKSEPNMVKLKELGPLLRDYQRLIYRHYLERSASAQTSGFGEHVMYQFYHVKNATQLRMDDIPKLLAEYKQLPI; encoded by the exons ATGTATTATTGGGTTAGTGCTAATCCATCGGATTTCGCCGGAACCCCTCCCCAACGTCGCAG TGGTCACTCCGCTGTTAATATTGGGAAATCTAAGGTTGTCATTTTCGGAGGCCTTGTCGACAAGAAGTTTCTCAGTGATATAGCTGTCTATGATATTG agGCCAAGCAATGGTTTCAGCCTGAGTGCACTGGAAGTGGTTCAGATGGGCATGTAGGTCCCAGCCCTCGGGCTTTCCATGTCGCTGTTTCCATTGATTGTCACATGTTCATTTTTGGTGGTCGTTTTGGAAGTAAGAG GTTGGGGGACTTTTGGGTTTTGGATACTG ACATATGGCAATGGTCTGAACTAACTGGATTTGGAGACTTGCCATCTCCTCGGGATTTTGCAGCAGCTTCAGCTGTTGGAAACCGAAAAATTGTTAT GTATGGTGGATGGGATGGAAAGAAATGGCTATCTGATGTTTATGTCTTGGACACTA TTTCGCTTGAATGGATGGAGCTCTCAGTTTCTGGAACATTGCCACAGCCCAGATGTGGGCATACTGCCACTATGGTTGAAAAACGATTGCTTGTATATGGTGGAAGAG GAGGAGGCGGACCTATTATGGGTGATTTATGGGCTTTGAAGGGTCTAATTGAAGAAG AAAATGAAGCACCTGGATGGACTCAATTAAAGCTTCCAGGTCAAGCACCTTCTCCCCGATGTGGCCATACAGTTACGTCTGGAGGACATTAT TTGTTGATGTTTGGAGGACATGGGACTGGTGGATGGTTGAGTCGTTATGATATCTATTACAATGACTGCATTATATTAGACAGAG TTTCAGCACAGTGGAAACGGCTCTCCATAGGCAGTGAACCCCCTCCTGCTAGAGCGTACCACTCTATGTCGGCGGTTGGATCACGGTATTTGTTAATTGGTGGTTTTGATGGGAAAACGACTTATGGTGATCCGTGGTGGTTAGTCCCTCAAG AGGACCCAATTGCAAATAGATTAACTGCATCTCCACCCAGAAACATTCCTGAAAGTAAGGAATTTGCTTTTAACGATGATTTTCAACCTCAACTAAAG GAAAGCCAGACAGAGAAATTTCCTTTCTCTGAATTACAAAGACGGTTGCAAATATCAATTTCCAGTTCCAGCCTTGAGATTGTAAACGAGTTTGAAGATAGAGAGCTGCTTGAAGTAGCATCAAGATTAGCAGGAGAAAACGTTTCTACTAATTCACTG GCGATCGAAACAATTCGTAAACACTGGAGAAAGTCTGAGCCAAATATGGTTAAACTCAAAGAGCTTGGACCATTGCTTCGGGATTACCAACGTCTTATATACAGGCACTATCT AGAAAGGAGTGCATCTGCCCAGACGTCTGGATTTGGTGAACACGTGATGTATCAATTTTACCACGTCAAAAATGCTACTCAG TTGCGCATGGACGATATTCCAAAACTTTTGGCAGAGTACAAACAGCTACCTATATGA